A portion of the Drosophila sechellia strain sech25 chromosome 2R, ASM438219v1, whole genome shotgun sequence genome contains these proteins:
- the LOC6607982 gene encoding pre-mRNA-splicing factor ATP-dependent RNA helicase DHX15 isoform X2: MSKRRIEVGETYGTKAKKDPEASSSSAAAAAGTVAQILGGFVPNKQPPTINPLTNTPYSQRYQNLYKKRIALPVFEYQADFMRLLSLHQCIVLVGETGSGKTTQIPQWCVDFAVSKGRKGVSCTQPRRVAAMSVAQRVSEEMDVKLGEEVGYSIRFEDCSTAKTLLKYMTDGMLLREAMSDPMLDQYQVILLDEAHERTLATDILMGVLKEVIRQRSDLKLVVMSATLDAGKFQQYFDNAPLMKVPGRTHPVEIFYTPEPERDYLEAAIRTVIQIHMCEEIEGDILMFLTGQEEIEEACKRIKREIDNLGSEIGELKCIPLYSTLPPNLQQRIFEPAPPPNANGAIGRKVVVSTNIAETSLTIDGVVFVIDPGFAKQKVYNPRIRVESLLVSPISKASAQQRSGRAGRTRPGKCFRLYTEKAFKNEMQDNTYPEILRSNLGTVVLQLKKLGIDDLVHFDFMDPPAPETLMRALELLNYLAALDDDGNLTDLGAVMSEFPLDPQLAKMLIASCQHNCSNEILSITAMLSASRLPS; encoded by the exons ATGTCCAAGCGTCGAATCGAAGTGGGGGAGACCTACGGCACCAAGGCGAAGAA GGACCCGGAGGCGTCCTCCTCGTCGGCGGCAGCCGCTGCCGGCACAGTGGCCCAGATCCTGGGCGGATTCGTGCCCAACAAGCAGCCGCCCACGATTAACCCGCTGACCAACACGCCGTACTCGCAACGGTACCAGAATCTCTACAAGAAGCGCATTGCGCTGCCCGTGTTCGAGTACCAGGCGGACTTCATGCGGCTCCTCAGCTTGCACCAGTGCATTGTGCTGGTGGGCGAGACGGGCTCCGGCAAGACGACACAGATTCCGCAGTGGTGTGTGGACTTCGCAGTGTCCAAGGGGCGCAAGGGAGTCTCCTGCACACAGCCACGTCGAGTTGCCGCCATGTCCGTGGCCCAGCGCGTTTCGGAGGAGATGGACGTGAAACTGGGCGAAGAGGTCGGGTACTCCATCCGTTTCGAGGACTGCTCCACGGCCAAGACGCTGCTCAAGTACATGACCGACGGTATGTTGTTGCGCGAGGCCATGTCTGATCCCATGCTGGACCAGTACCAGGTCATTCTGCTTGACGAGGCTCACGAGCGGACATTGGCCACTGACATTCTAATGGGCGTGCTCAAGGAGGTCATCCGTCAGCGCAGCGACCTTAAGCTGGTGGTCATGTCCGCCACACTGGACGCCGGCAAGTTCCAGCAGTATTTTGACAACGCACCGCTCATGAAAGTGCCCGGTCGCACACATCCCGTGGAGATCTTCTACACGCCCGAACCAGAAAGGGATTACCTAGAGGCTGCTATTCGCACGGTCATCCAGATACACATGTGCGAGGAAATTGAGG GTGATATCCTAATGTTCCTCACGGGCCAGGAGGAGATTGAGGAGGCTTGCAAGCGCATTAAGCGCGAGATCGACAATTTGGGCTCTGAAATTGGAGAGCTGAAATGCATTCCCCTGTACTCGACGCTGCCGCCCAATTTGCAGCAGCGCATCTTCGAGCCGGCCCCACCGCCAAATGCCAATGGCGCCATCGGACGCAAGGTCGTGGTGTCCACCAACATCGCCGAAACCTCACTGACCATTGACGGAGTGGTGTTCGTGATCGATCCAGGCTTCGCCAAGCAAAAGGTGTACAACCCTCGCATTCGAGTGGAGAGTCTTCTCGTCTCCCCCATTTCGAAAGCGTCTGCGCAGCAGAGATCCGGTCGTGCTGGACGTACGCGTCCTGGCAAGTGTTTCCGTCTGTACACGGAAAAGGCGTTTAAGAACGAAATGCAGGACAACACCTACCCCGAAATCCTGCGCTCCAATTTGG GCACTGTGGTTCTGCAGCTCAAGAAGTTGGGCATCGACGATCTGGTGCATTTCGATTTCATGGACCCCCCTGCTCCAGAGACCTTGATGCGTGCCCTGGAGTTGCTCAACTATCTGGCCGCCCTGGATGATGACGGCAATCTTACGGACCTGGGCGCCGTTATGTCCGAGTTCCCTTTGGATCCGCAGCTGGCCAAGATGCTGATCGCCAGCTGCCAACACAACTGCTCTAATGAAATACTTTCCATAACGGCCATGTTGTCGG CCTCTAGATTGCCTAGCTGA
- the LOC6607981 gene encoding kinesin-like protein costa, whose translation MEIPIQVAVRIFPHRELKDLLRSFGPAEPEKDVQAEDEGADSKDSAAQVPAAEKDNPAETDPNGNAEQDSATDSKTIPDANGNDSGHKDYPDSAYCVQAIPISASALGLPSALPGGDPMDSIAAGLIQVGPHTVPVTHALPSSSSQEQVYHQTVFPLITLFLEGFDASVVTYGQRGQGKSYTLYGNVQDPTLTDSTEGVVQLCVRDIFSHISLHPERTYAINVGFVEIFGGEVCDLLGMGNIHCTNVEAVLHWLQVGLSARQSLPAHTLFTLTLEQQWVSKEGLLQHRLSTASFSDLCGTERCGDQPPGRPRDAGLCMLEQVISTLTDPGLMYGVNGNIPYGQTTLTTLLKDSFGGRAQTLVILCVSSLEEHFPETLGNLQFAFKVQCVRNFVIMNTYSDDNTMIVQPAEPVPVSNSSAGPLAQAGPGDNFGLQFAASQWFKLVTNAEGLFSKLIDSKLISEVEKEQIEEWLFLKQECEECLSSTEAMRQQKQLVPILEAEEPEDLNSDAANSESPNSDNENDTDNESHRPDLDDKMESLMEEFRDKTDALILEKHADYLSKHPKAVMQSQDRENEPQPPEENGDDRKVSIGSRRRSVQPGASLSTAELAMLNRVASQQPSPPIDPESVVDPLESSSGEGLRQAALAAAAATAPTEQLQKKLRKLVAEIEGKQRQLREIEETIQVKQNIIAELVKNSDTRSHAKQKFHKKRAKLEAECDKAKKQLGKALVQGRDQSEIERWTTIIGHLERRLEDLSSMKHIAGESGQKVKKLQQSVGESRKQADDLEKKLRKECKLRTQMEAELAKLRESRETGKELVKAQGSPEQQGRQLKAVQARITHLNHILREKSDNLEEQPGPEQQESLRHEIRNLRGTRDLLLEERCHLDRKLKRDKVLTQKEERKLLECDEAIEAIDAAIEFKNEMITGHRSIDTSERIQREKGEQMLMARLNRLSTEEMRTLLYKYFTKVIDLRDSSRKLELQLVQLERERDAWEWKERVLSNAVRQARLEGERNAVLLQRQHEMKLTLMLRHMAEETSASSASYGDRALAPACGASPVQASSDFDYDHFYKGGGNPSKALIKAPKPMPTGSALDKYKDKEQRSGRNIFAKFHVLTRYASAAAAGSSGSTAEESTALIESTTTATATTTSTTTTGAVGKVKEKALVSFRPEQLKRLMPAPTATKVTRQKNKIIIQDASRRN comes from the exons ATGGAAATACCCATTCAGGTAGCGGTGCGCATCTTCCCGCATAGAGAGCTCAAGGACTTGTTGAGGAGCTTCGGCCCCGCAGAGCCCGAAAAGGATGTGCAGGCAGAGGATGAGGGGGCGGACTCCAAGGACTCCGCGGCTCAAGTTCCGGCGGCTGAGAAGGACAATCCGGCAGAGACGGACCCAAACGGGAATGCTGAGCAGGACAGTGCGACCGATTCGAAGACAATTCCAGATGCCAATGGCAACGACAGTGGCCACAAGGATTACCCGGACTCCGCATATTGCGTTCAGGCTATTCCCATCAGCGCTTCGGCCCTGGGATTGCCCAGTGCCCTGCCAGGCGGAGATCCCATGGACAGCATTGCGGCTGGACTGATCCAAGTGGGTCCCCACACGGTTCCGGTCACCCACGCCctgcccagcagcagctcccAGGAGCAAGTGTATCACCAGACGGTCTTTCCGCTCATCACCCTGTTTCTGGAAGGCTTCGACGCATCTGTAGTCACCTATGGTCAGCGGGGCCAGGGCAAAAGCTACACGCTCTACGGAAACGTCCAGGACCCCACTTTGACGGATTCCACCGAAGGAGTCGTCCAACTTTGTGTCCGTGACATTTTCTCGCACATATCGTTGCACCCAG AACGCACCTATGCCATTAACGTGGGATTCGTGGAAATTTTCGGAGGTGAAGTCTGTGACTTGTTGGGCATGGGAAACATACACTGCACCAACGTAGAAGCCGTCCTCCACTGGCTGCAGGTGGGTCTGTCGGCCCGCCAATCGTTGCCAGCGCACACCCTGTTCACGCTTACCCTGGAGCAGCAGTGGGTGTCTAAGGAGGGGCTTTTGCAGCACCGCTTGTCCACGGCCAGTTTCTCGGATCTCTGCGGCACAGAGCGATGTGGCGACCAGCCACCTGGACGACCTCGCGATGCTGGCCTGTGTATGCTGGAGCAGGTGATCAGCACTCTCACAGATCCAGGCCTCATGTACGGGGTTAATGGCAACATTCCGTACGGTCAGACTACGCTCACCACTCTCTTGAAGGACTCTTTCGGCGGACGGGCTCAGACGCTCGTGATCCTGTGCGTGTCATCGCTGGAAGAGCACTTTCCCGAAACTCTGGGCAACCTGCAGTTCGCCTTTAAGGTGCAGTGCGTACGTAATTTTGTAATTATGAACACCTACTCCGACGACAACACCATGATCGTTCAGCCGGCTGAGCCTGTGCCCGTATCCAATTCCTCTGCTGGACCTTTGGCACAGGCGGGACCAGGTGACAACTTTGGCCTACAATTCGCAGCGAGCCAATGGTTCAAACTAGTTACCAACGCCGAGGGGTTATTTTCCAA GCTAATTGACTCCAAGCTGATttctgaagtggagaaggagCAAATCGAGGAGTGGCTCTTCCTTAAGCAGGAGTGCGAGGAGTGTCTCAGCTCAACAGAGGCTATGCGTCAGCAAAAACAGTTGGTTCCCATTCTGGAGGCTGAGGAGCCCGAGGACTTGAACTCAGACGCAGCCAATTCGGAGTCGCCAAACTCCGACAACGAAAACGACACAGACAATGAGTCGCATCGGCCCGATCTGGACGACAAGATGGAAAGTCTAATGGAAGAGTTTCGCGACAAAACAGACGCTCTTATCCTTGAAAAACACGCTGATTATCTATCCAAGCATCCGAAGGCGGTTATGCAAAGCCAAGACCGCGAAAATGAGCCACAGCCGCCAGAAGAAAATGGCGATGATCGCAAAGTCAGCATCGGCA GTCGCAGGAGAAGTGTTCAGCCAGGTGCTAGCTTAAGTACTGCAGAGCTCGCCATGCTTAATCGGGTAGCTTCCCAGCAGCCGTCTCCGCCCATCGATCCTGAGTCGGTCGTCGATCCTCTGGAAAGTTCTTCGGGCGAAGGACTTCGTCAAGCAGCTCTCGCAGCGGCCGCTGCCACAGCTCCAACTGAACAGCTGCAGAAAAAATTACGCAAACTGGTCGCCGAGATCGAGGGCAAGCAGCGACAGTTACGTGAAATCGAAGAGACAATCCAGGTGAAACAAAACATAATCGCCGAATTGGTCAAGAACAGCGATACACGCAGCCATGCAAAGCAAAAGTTTCACAAGAAACGGGCCAAACTGGAGGCCGAGTGCGACAAGGCCAAGAAGCAGCTAGGTAAGGCGCTAGTTCAAGGCCGGGATCAGTCGGAGATTGAGCGATGGACCACGATAATCGGACATCTCGAGCGTCGACTAGAGGACCTGAGCTCCATGAAGCATATTGCGGGTGAGAGCGGACAGAAGGTAAAGAAGCTACAGCAATCGGTGGGCGAGTCGCGAAAGCAGGCCGATGATTTAGAGAAAAAGCTTCGAAAGGAATGTAAGCTGCGCACCCAGATGGAGGCGGAGCTGGCCAAACTTCGAGAATCCAGGGAGACTGGCAAAGAGCTAGTTAAGGCGCAAGGTTCTCCCGAGCAACAAGGCCGCCAGTTAAAGGCAGTGCAGGCTAGGATTACGCACCTTAATCACATTTTACGCGAGAAGTCCGATAACCTGGAGGAGCAGCCGGGACCAGAGCAGCAGGAGAGCTTGCGTCATGAGATCCGCAACTTgcgcggcactcgtgacttgTTGTTGGAAGAGCGCTGTCATTTGGACCGCAAACTTAAGCGGGACAAGGTGCTGACGCAAAAGGAGGAGCGCAAGCTGCTCGAGTGCGATGAGGCCATCGAGGCCATAGATGCGGCCATAGAATTCAAGAACGAGATGATCACGGGCCACCGCTCCATCGACACGAGCGAGCGAATCCAGCGGGAGAAGGGAGAACAGATGCTGATGGCCCGCCTAAATCGTCTCTCAACGGAGGAGATGCGAACCCTTCTGTACAAATACTTCACCAAGGTTATCGATTTGCGCGACTCCTCACGaaagctggagctgcagctggTGCAGTTGGAACGCGAGCGGGATGCCTGGGAGTGGAAGGAGCGCGTTCTGTCCAATGCCGTGCGCCAGGCTAGACTGGAGGGCGAACGGAATGCGGTGCTGCTGCAGCGCCAGCACGAAATGAAACTCACTTTGATGCTGCGTCACATGGCGGAGGAAACGTCGGCCAGCTCGGCCAGCTACGGAGATCGAGCTTTGGCCCCGGCCTGTGGCGCCTCGCCGGTGCAGGCCAGTAGTGATTTCGACTACGATCATTTCTACAAAGGTGGCGGCAATCCAAGCAAGGCACTGATCAAAGCGCCAAAGCCGATGCCCACCGGCTCGGCGCTAGACAAATACAAGGACAAAGAGCAACGCAGCGGGCGCAACATCTTTGCCAAGTTCCATGTGCTCACCAGGTACGCGtccgctgctgcagcaggcAGCTCAGGCTCCACGGCCGAGGAATCCACGGCGCTGATTGAGTCAACCACCACGGCCACGGCAACCACTACGTCTACAACCACCACCGGAGCCGTAGGAAAAGTGAAGGAGAAGGCCCTGGTCAGCTTCAGGCCGGAGCAGCTGAAGCGACTGATGCCAGCGCCGACGGCCACGAAAGTGACGCGTCAGAAGAACAAGATAATTATCCAGGACGCAAGTCGTCGAAACTAA
- the LOC6607982 gene encoding putative pre-mRNA-splicing factor ATP-dependent RNA helicase PRP1 isoform X1 produces MSKRRIEVGETYGTKAKKDPEASSSSAAAAAGTVAQILGGFVPNKQPPTINPLTNTPYSQRYQNLYKKRIALPVFEYQADFMRLLSLHQCIVLVGETGSGKTTQIPQWCVDFAVSKGRKGVSCTQPRRVAAMSVAQRVSEEMDVKLGEEVGYSIRFEDCSTAKTLLKYMTDGMLLREAMSDPMLDQYQVILLDEAHERTLATDILMGVLKEVIRQRSDLKLVVMSATLDAGKFQQYFDNAPLMKVPGRTHPVEIFYTPEPERDYLEAAIRTVIQIHMCEEIEGDILMFLTGQEEIEEACKRIKREIDNLGSEIGELKCIPLYSTLPPNLQQRIFEPAPPPNANGAIGRKVVVSTNIAETSLTIDGVVFVIDPGFAKQKVYNPRIRVESLLVSPISKASAQQRSGRAGRTRPGKCFRLYTEKAFKNEMQDNTYPEILRSNLGTVVLQLKKLGIDDLVHFDFMDPPAPETLMRALELLNYLAALDDDGNLTDLGAVMSEFPLDPQLAKMLIASCQHNCSNEILSITAMLSVPQCFVRPNEAKKAADEAKMRLAHIDGDHLTLLNVYHAFKQNSEDPNWCYENFINFRSLKSADNVRQQLARIMDRFSLRRTSTEFTSKDYYVNIRKALVQGFFMQVAHLERTGYYLTIKDNQNVQLHPSTCLDHKPDWVLYNEFVLTTKNYIRTVTDVKPEWLCSLAPQYYDLNNFPQCEAKRQLELLQQRMETKQYQKGF; encoded by the exons ATGTCCAAGCGTCGAATCGAAGTGGGGGAGACCTACGGCACCAAGGCGAAGAA GGACCCGGAGGCGTCCTCCTCGTCGGCGGCAGCCGCTGCCGGCACAGTGGCCCAGATCCTGGGCGGATTCGTGCCCAACAAGCAGCCGCCCACGATTAACCCGCTGACCAACACGCCGTACTCGCAACGGTACCAGAATCTCTACAAGAAGCGCATTGCGCTGCCCGTGTTCGAGTACCAGGCGGACTTCATGCGGCTCCTCAGCTTGCACCAGTGCATTGTGCTGGTGGGCGAGACGGGCTCCGGCAAGACGACACAGATTCCGCAGTGGTGTGTGGACTTCGCAGTGTCCAAGGGGCGCAAGGGAGTCTCCTGCACACAGCCACGTCGAGTTGCCGCCATGTCCGTGGCCCAGCGCGTTTCGGAGGAGATGGACGTGAAACTGGGCGAAGAGGTCGGGTACTCCATCCGTTTCGAGGACTGCTCCACGGCCAAGACGCTGCTCAAGTACATGACCGACGGTATGTTGTTGCGCGAGGCCATGTCTGATCCCATGCTGGACCAGTACCAGGTCATTCTGCTTGACGAGGCTCACGAGCGGACATTGGCCACTGACATTCTAATGGGCGTGCTCAAGGAGGTCATCCGTCAGCGCAGCGACCTTAAGCTGGTGGTCATGTCCGCCACACTGGACGCCGGCAAGTTCCAGCAGTATTTTGACAACGCACCGCTCATGAAAGTGCCCGGTCGCACACATCCCGTGGAGATCTTCTACACGCCCGAACCAGAAAGGGATTACCTAGAGGCTGCTATTCGCACGGTCATCCAGATACACATGTGCGAGGAAATTGAGG GTGATATCCTAATGTTCCTCACGGGCCAGGAGGAGATTGAGGAGGCTTGCAAGCGCATTAAGCGCGAGATCGACAATTTGGGCTCTGAAATTGGAGAGCTGAAATGCATTCCCCTGTACTCGACGCTGCCGCCCAATTTGCAGCAGCGCATCTTCGAGCCGGCCCCACCGCCAAATGCCAATGGCGCCATCGGACGCAAGGTCGTGGTGTCCACCAACATCGCCGAAACCTCACTGACCATTGACGGAGTGGTGTTCGTGATCGATCCAGGCTTCGCCAAGCAAAAGGTGTACAACCCTCGCATTCGAGTGGAGAGTCTTCTCGTCTCCCCCATTTCGAAAGCGTCTGCGCAGCAGAGATCCGGTCGTGCTGGACGTACGCGTCCTGGCAAGTGTTTCCGTCTGTACACGGAAAAGGCGTTTAAGAACGAAATGCAGGACAACACCTACCCCGAAATCCTGCGCTCCAATTTGG GCACTGTGGTTCTGCAGCTCAAGAAGTTGGGCATCGACGATCTGGTGCATTTCGATTTCATGGACCCCCCTGCTCCAGAGACCTTGATGCGTGCCCTGGAGTTGCTCAACTATCTGGCCGCCCTGGATGATGACGGCAATCTTACGGACCTGGGCGCCGTTATGTCCGAGTTCCCTTTGGATCCGCAGCTGGCCAAGATGCTGATCGCCAGCTGCCAACACAACTGCTCTAATGAAATACTTTCCATAACGGCCATGTTGTCGG TTCCACAATGCTTCGTTCGTCCCAACGAGGCGAAGAAAGCTGCCGATGAGGCCAAGATGCGATTAGCCCACATTGACGGAGACCACCTGACCTTGCTCAATGTCTATCACGCCTTTAAGCAAA ACAGTGAGGATCCAAACTGGTGCTACGAGAACTTCATAAACTTCCGCTCACTAAAGAGTGCGGATAACGTGCGCCAGCAGCTGGCTAGGATCATGGACCGCTTCAGCTTACGGCGCACGAGCACGGAATTCACCTCGAAGGACTACTATGTAAACATCCGAAAGGCCCTCGTGCAGGGCTTCTTCATGCAGGTGGCCCACCTGGAGCGCACTGGCTACTATCTGACCATCAAGGACAACCAGAACGTGCAGCTGCACCCGTCGACGTGTCTCGACCACAAGCCCGATTGGGTCCTCTATAATGAGTTCGTGCTGACCACAAAGAACTACATTCGCACGGTGACAGATGTGAAAC CTGAATGGTTGTGCAGTCTGGCGCCCCAATATTATGACTTAAACAACTTCCCCCAGTGCGAGGCAAAACGACAGCTGGagttgctgcagcagcggaTGGAGACCAAGCAGTACCAGAAGGGTTTCTAA